A window from Bos mutus isolate GX-2022 chromosome 1, NWIPB_WYAK_1.1, whole genome shotgun sequence encodes these proteins:
- the CGGBP1 gene encoding CGG triplet repeat-binding protein 1 isoform X1, producing the protein MLQRITNRTPFKVRMERFVVTAPPARNRSKTALYVTPLDRVTEFGGELHEDGGKLFCTSCNVVLNHVRKSAISDHLKSKTHTKRKAEFEEQNVRKKQRPLTASLQCNSTAQTEKVSVIQDFVKMCLEANIPLEKADHPAVRAFLSRHVKNGGSIPKSDQLRRAYLPDGYENENQLLNSQDC; encoded by the exons ATGCTTCAGAGAATAACGAACAG AACCCCATTCAAAGTCAGAATGGAACGATTTGTAGTAACAGCACCACCTGCTCGAAACCGTTCTAAGACTGCTTTGTATGTGACCCCCCTGGATCGAGTCACTGAGTTTGGAGGTGAGCTGCACGAAGATGGAGGAAAGCTCTTCTGCACTTCTTGCAATGTGGTTCTGAATCATGTTCGCAAGTCTGCCATTAGTGACCACCTCAAGTCAAAGACTCATACCAAGAGGAAGGCAGAATTTGAAGAGCAGAATGTGAGAAAGAAGCAGAGGCCTCTAACTGCATCGCTTCAGTGCAACAGTACTGCGCAAACAGAGAAAGTCAGTGTTATCCAGGACTTTGTGAAAATGTGCCTGGAAGCCAATATCCCACTTGAGAAGGCTGATCATCCAGCAGTCCGTGCTTTCCTGTCTCGCCATGTGAAGAATGGAGGCTCCATACCCAAGTCAGACCAACTGAGGAGAGCATACCTGCCTGATGGATACGAGAATGAGAATCAGCTCCTTAACTCACAAGATTGTTGA
- the CGGBP1 gene encoding CGG triplet repeat-binding protein 1 isoform X2 has product MERFVVTAPPARNRSKTALYVTPLDRVTEFGGELHEDGGKLFCTSCNVVLNHVRKSAISDHLKSKTHTKRKAEFEEQNVRKKQRPLTASLQCNSTAQTEKVSVIQDFVKMCLEANIPLEKADHPAVRAFLSRHVKNGGSIPKSDQLRRAYLPDGYENENQLLNSQDC; this is encoded by the coding sequence ATGGAACGATTTGTAGTAACAGCACCACCTGCTCGAAACCGTTCTAAGACTGCTTTGTATGTGACCCCCCTGGATCGAGTCACTGAGTTTGGAGGTGAGCTGCACGAAGATGGAGGAAAGCTCTTCTGCACTTCTTGCAATGTGGTTCTGAATCATGTTCGCAAGTCTGCCATTAGTGACCACCTCAAGTCAAAGACTCATACCAAGAGGAAGGCAGAATTTGAAGAGCAGAATGTGAGAAAGAAGCAGAGGCCTCTAACTGCATCGCTTCAGTGCAACAGTACTGCGCAAACAGAGAAAGTCAGTGTTATCCAGGACTTTGTGAAAATGTGCCTGGAAGCCAATATCCCACTTGAGAAGGCTGATCATCCAGCAGTCCGTGCTTTCCTGTCTCGCCATGTGAAGAATGGAGGCTCCATACCCAAGTCAGACCAACTGAGGAGAGCATACCTGCCTGATGGATACGAGAATGAGAATCAGCTCCTTAACTCACAAGATTGTTGA